The Argentina anserina chromosome 3, drPotAnse1.1, whole genome shotgun sequence genome includes a region encoding these proteins:
- the LOC126786251 gene encoding glycolate oxidase 1, whose product MEMVTNVSEYEKIAKEKLPKMVYDYYASGAEDQWTLKENERAFSRILFRPRILIDVSKIDLRTTVLGFNISMPIMIAPTAMQKMAHPEGEFATARAASAADTIMTLSSWATSSVEEVASTGPGIRFFQLYVYKDRNVVAQLVKRAEKAGFKAIALTVDTPRLGRREADIKNRFTLPPNLTLKNFENIDLGKMDKTNDSGLASYVAGQIDRSLSWKDVKWLQTITHLPILVKGVITAEDAQLAVQHGAAGIIVSNHGARQLDYVPATIMALEEVVKATRGVIPVFLDGGIRRGTDVFKALALGASGVFIGRPVVFSLAAAGEAGVRKVLQMLRDEFELTMALSGCRSLKEITRDHIVTEWDRPRIAPRL is encoded by the exons ATGGAGATGGTAACCAATGTTTCCGAGTATGAGAAGATAGCAAAGGAAAAATTGCCAAAGATGGTGTATGACTACTATGCATCTGGTGCAGAGGACCAGTGGACTCTCAAGGAGAACGAACGTGCTTTCTCCAGGATTTT GTTTCGGCCTCGTATTCTTATTGATGTAAGCAAGATAGACTTGAGAACCACAGTGTTGGGATTCAATATTTCCATGCCCATCATGATAGCTCCTACGGCCATGCAGAAGATGGCTCACCCTGAAG GAGAATTTGCAACAGCAAGAGCAGCATCTGCAGCAGACACAATTATG ACACTGTCCTCTTGGGCTACTTCCAGTGTTGAAGAGGTTGCGTCAACGGGACCTGGCATTCGTTTTTTCCAACTCTAT GTGTACAAGGACAGAAATGTGGTTGCACAGCTTGTCAAAAGAGCTGAGAAAGCTGGTTTCAAGGCAATAGCCCTTACTGTGGACACTCCGCGGCTTGGACGCAGGGAGGCTGATATCAAGAACAG ATTTACTTTGCCACCAAACTTGACATTGAAGAACTTTGAGAATATTGATCTGGGAAAAATGGATAAG ACCAATGATTCTGGACTAGCATCATATGTTGCTGGACAAATTGATCGGTCTCTCAGCTGGAAG GACGTGAAATGGCTTCAGACAATCACCCATTTACCGATTCTTGTAAAGGGTGTGATCACAGCTGAGGATG CACAACTAGCTGTACAACATGGAGCTGCAGGAATAATTGTCTCGAATCATGGTGCTCGCCAGCTTGACTATGTTCCTGCAACTATTATGGCTTTGGAAGAG GTCGTGAAAGCTACACGAGGGGTGATTCCGGTCTTCTTAGATGGTGGAATAAGGCGAGGAACAGATGTTTTCAAAGCTTTGGCTCTTGGAGCATCGGGTGTATTT atCGGAAGGCCAGTAGTGTTCTCTTTAGCTGCTGCAGGGGAGGCTGGTGTCAGGAAAGTCCTTCAAATGCTCCGAGACGAGTTTGAACTGACTATGGCATTAAGCGGTTGCCGTTCCCTGAAAGAAATCACTCGAGACCATATTGTAACCGAATGGGATCGTCCGCGTATTGCACCCAGATTATAA
- the LOC126786252 gene encoding protein TIFY 5A-like: MKKSCNLELELRLSSSSDECSSSSPHHRSSEDMQQQRQLTIFYNGAMCACDVTELQARTILCAANNEIGNMVVKTSTTPSSSPRDHYKLSSPSMHYSPPYSSRVPAGGLSMKKSLQKFLQKRNHRSQASHPYR; the protein is encoded by the exons ATGAAGAAAAGTTGCAATCTGGAACTGGAACTTCGCCTTTCATCCTCTTCTGATGAATGTTCCAGCTCCTCCCCTCACCACCGATCAAGTGAAGACATGCAACAGCAACGGCAGCTGACCATTTTTTACAATGGAGCAATGTGCGCTTGTGATGTCACTGAGCTTCAG GCTAGAACAATTCTTTGTGCTGCAAACAATGAAATAGGGAATATGGTGGTAAAGACTAGTACTACTCCCAGTTCGAGTCCAAGAGATCACTATAAATTATCTTCACCAAGCATGCACTACTCTCCACCATACAGCAGTCGTGTTCCGGCTGGTGGTTTGTCTATGAAGAAGTCACTGCAAAAGTTTCTCCAAAAGAGAAATCATCGGAGCCAAGCATCGCATCCCTACCGTTGA
- the LOC126785959 gene encoding uncharacterized protein LOC126785959: MAKTPQTLVKPYNFEEYYPQNPFKSSARSLIAFVFSILLYTSVFYIFNLSPSTLFYNSKFWFAISNTLVLIIAADYSSSKDKHNQINHQEEYMMHRQAQTTTSSFVSEYPREIVKETISDHQVAHQNIEIPENRQPVLEDEHDEKPSVDELDVREKRIVHVQSKGRKKRNLQAKTYKRSKSEEVKRVAMDECKSSIIMSSETMEKHEEAQRNTQEEENEFSSMSTEELNRRFEEFIQRFNEQIRHQSVADRRPELTYHHVESY, from the coding sequence ATGGCCAAAACACCACAAACTCTGGTGAAACCCTACAATTTCGAAGAATATTATCCTCAAAACCCCTTCAAATCTAGTGCAAGATCCTTGATTGCCTTTGTTTTCTCTATACTACTTTACACTTCCGTCTTCTATATTTTCAACCTCTCTCCTTCCACTCTCTTCTACAACAGCAAGTTTTGGTTTGCGATATCCAACACCCTGGTTCTTATAATTGCAGCCGATTACTCTTCTTCCAAAGATAAGCACAACCAAATTAATCACCAAGAAGAGTATATGATGCATAGGCAAGCTCAAACTACTACTTCCTCATTTGTTTCGGAATACCCTCGTGAAATAGTCAAGGAAACCATTAGTGATCACCAAGTTGCACATCAGAACATAGAAATCCCAGAAAACAGGCAACCTGTGCTTGAAGATGAGCATGATGAAAAGCCTAGTGTCGATGAACTTGATGTCCGAGAAAAGAGGATAGTTCACGTACAGTCAAAAGGTCGTAAGAAGAGAAATCTTCAAGCTAAAACTTACAAGCGAAGTAAGTCGGAGGAGGTGAAAAGAGTAGCGATGGACGAATGCAAGAGCAGTATTATAATGAGTTCCGAGACAATGGAGAAGCACGAAGAAGCTCAAAGAAATACtcaggaagaagaaaatgaattttcaTCCATGTCAACTGAGGAACTTAACAGAAGATTCGAAGAGTTTATTCAAAGGTTTAATGAACAAATTAGGCATCAATC
- the LOC126785956 gene encoding receptor like protein 29-like — translation MPDSDDEVPVEMEKEELLGIFEVMGALLENSDWALEHPQPCTETQWPGIQCEIGDEEPPMFHVTKIHIGPDILTPPCKSSASLPESLLKLPYLKTLSLFSCFSTSQVTLPPKLLGALSSLEHLALVSNPTLSGEIPSSLSQISGLRVLSLSQNNLQGKVPSKIGTLVSLEQLDLSYNNLSRQLPEEVGGLESLTILDLSRNALEGQVPSSVGQLKLLQKIDLSSNRLKGMLPPDIGKLNRLVLLDLSHNLINGPIPEALSGLQQLEYMVADSNPINTEVPNFVGKLLNLKTLSFSECGLIGSVPNFLSSLKNLTDLSLNNNSLTGTVPPNLETLPNLDLLNLSNNQLSGELTLPEEFIERLGKRLVLRGNNGLCTSNLLHKKENMSGYVIAPLCINARGSGDQNATESERVKPLDQNPVQKSSSAVSSWSNVKLNSFGFIICFLSLLLCSTLLLVF, via the coding sequence ATGCCTGACTCTGATGATGAGGTTCCAGTAGAGATGGAAAAGGAGGAGCTTTTGGGGATTTTTGAGGTTATGGGTGCCCTTCTTGAGAACTCTGATTGGGCTTTAGAGCACCCACAGCCATGTACTGAGACTCAATGGCCTGGTATTCAGTGTGAGATTGGGGATGAAGAACCTCCAATGTTTCATGTCACAAAGATACACATTGGCCCTGATATTCTCACACCTCCTTGCAAATCCTCTGCTTCTCTACCAGAGTCCCTTCTCAAACTGCCTTACTTGAAAACCCTCTCATTATTTAGTTGCTTTTCAACATCACAAGTCACTCTTCCTCCAAAGCTATTAGGTGCATTGTCTTCCTTGGAACACCTAGCCCTTGTGTCCAATCCAACTCTTTCTGGTGAAATTCCCTCAAGTTTATCTCAAATTTCCGGCTTAAGGGTTCTGAGTTTGTCACAAAACAATTTACAAGGAAAAGTCCCTAGCAAGATTGGTACTTTGGTCAGCCTAGAGCAACTTGACTTGAGTTACAACAACTTGAGTCGTCAATTACCAGAAGAAGTTGGAGGGTTGGAGAGTTTGACTATTTTGGATTTAAGCCGGAATGCTCTTGAAGGTCAGGTGCCCTCCTCTGTTGGTCAGCTTAAACTCCTTCAAAAGATTGATTTAAGCTCAAACAGGCTTAAAGGTATGTTGCCTCCAGATATAGGGAAACTTAACAGGTTGGTCTTGCTTGATCTAAGTCACAACTTGATAAATGGGCCAATACCTGAGGCACTTTCAGGTTTGCAGCAGTTAGAGTACATGGTAGCTGATAGCAACCCAATCAATACAGAAGTTCCTAATTTTGTTGGGAAGCTCCTGAACCTCAAAACACTGAGCTTTTCTGAATGTGGGTTGATAGGGTCAGTACCCAACTTCCTCTCTTCCTTGAAGAATCTGACTGATCTTTCTCTAAACAACAATAGCCTCACCGGGACTGTTCCTCCAAACTTGGAGACTCTTCCAAATCTGGATTTGCTGAATTTGAGTAACAATCAGCTAAGTGGTGAGCTGACACTTCCCGAAGAGTTCATAGAGAGGCTAGGGAAGAGGTTGGTGCTAAGAGGGAACAATGGACTATGTACAAGCAATCTACTTCACAAGAAGGAGAACATGTCTGGCTATGTGATAGCCCCTCTGTGTATAAATGCAAGAGGGTCTGGAGATCAAAACGCAACTGAGTCTGAAAGAGTGAAGCCATTGGATCAAAACCCTGTTCAGAAAAGTTCATCTGCAGTTTCTTCATGGTCAAATGTGAAGCTGAATTCATTTggttttattatttgtttctTGAGTTTGTTACTGTGTTCTACACTTTTATTAGTTTTCTAA